tacattattttcCTTGTTGCAGTAAGTCACCATTTCAATGATGAGTGAGTGATAGAGGTTGCATGGTCTTTCATAAATTGATATAGAACAACAGATTGTAGCTGTATACTATAAGACAAACCTTATTCCAATCAATTCTAACATTGTTCAGCTTATCACACTGGATATTTCCTCCCCTAGTCATATCagaaagaaaaatcaagaaGAACCAAAATCCCAGCTCTACAAACAAAATTACAGGGTACAAACTTACCATGTTCAATAAATAActcaagaaaagagaaaaagcgCATTAAGGTACTCGATGTTAGCAGTCTTCTTTGTTCATTTTGCCGAAAGTTCTCTGAGCATAGAGCTGCTGTTCGCGAGCTCTTTTCGCAGCGAGAGCTTCCTCGTCCAGCACTTGGATTGGCGACCACTCCGGCAATTTCCACCAGCTTTTATCTCCTGCGAGAGACCCTCTAAAGCTCTGCAAGTAAGGGCTTATCTGCATTGCGGCGAAGTCCACCGCAGTCCCCGCAGCTGCAAAGATGATTGCATAACGAACTGCGCCCAATTGTCCACCTGCAAGGCATCGCATCCAGTTGAAGTACACAATTGCACTAATGCTGAAGAAACAGGGTAAACACCGAATGCGGCAAAAGGTAGAAAAAGCATACTAAGAGTTGTTCTATATTAATGGGAATATTCTAGGATAACACTGATCTTAGTGCTTCAATATTCTAAGCAATCTTTGAAACTATGCTATCCCTCTCTGTAATCATTCTCCATTCTTTTAAATTACAGCTTCCTTGAAATCATTATGTTTATTAGCAGAGTCTAAAACCAAAAACAATTCAACTATATTCTCATTAATCCTGAACTAACGAAATAACCAAAAGTTCTCCCATAGAATCTTATCCCCAAACCAAATGCGCCACGtaaataaaatcaagagataATGCGCCATTCTGTACAATCACACATTTACAAATTGCCAACTTAATATTAAAACAGTTAACATTAACTACCCAAACAATATGCCCATTTCAATCAGCCGCCAACCCTCCTATTCCCTTTGTTTTCGTTACATCTGTAAGCACACAACAGTCACGTGACATTTAGAAGTTCAGGCATGAACTCTTTTTTTCCGTATGCAAAGATAAATTTAATCCCATTTGTATCATTTGTTTCCGTATGAATAACAACTTTGCATTTATCAGTAACTAAAATCAATATACTTTAGCTTGCTCCATGTTAAGTTCTCTTGTGCTGATAGAAATAATTTCTTTTGTTAGACATGCCAGCAATTTAGAGTTCCAAGGAAAGATAACTAATCTTCTAGTAAACACATAGAAATAGAGCAGAAAACATAATTTAGTACAGGTAATAATATAGGTCTAACCTTGAACTCTCCCCAGAAGAGCTCCGCTTGCAAATCCTCCAACCACGGAATTCATGAAGTCACCAGGTTCTGAAGCTCGGGCATCCCTTGCAAGTTCACGTGCCCCTAAGTGGGAAGAATCACATTTGTTGCATAGGagttccatatatatattagggttGTCTATTAATAACATAATCAACTCAACAGGCAACACCTTGTTTCAGAGTTCATTAATCAATGTAATGTAAGAAGAAACAAGTGTTACTTTACCAACCCAAACCTTGTTTCAAAATTATCAGAGTTTTGTTAAGTTCACATCACTGAATGTAGTTAgcattatgaaaaaaatatcacaatcaattagtagagagagaaggaaagttAACCAGATGGAATGAATTTACTAGCATTTTCATTTACTTCAATTAGGGTGTAAGCTAGACGTCAACAATTATGCTATAGAATTTCTgttatagtgaaaaaaaaaacaaagatctttttttttcataaaattagaCTCACTGTTGTTCCTCCAGATAATTCTCTTAATCCAAGAGAGGATccatatgaaaaattatttatcattgcCATCAAGCAAAAGCAACATTCAGATGAAAAGTTTAAGATTAGCGGGCACACATCGATCGCTTAGATGTACCGAATTGGTTGAATAATTAGCATCACACACACCATGACCGCATATAAAGGTAGTTGCTCCTTAGCCAATTCTGCATCATCGACACAGGAGCAACAGCCTTCCTACATTGCTActtccaatttaaaatttagttcttTATTACGCTAAatctttttacatcattttgACCTCTGATTGCAACTTTCTTTTCCATGAATGCAGTAGTGACAAAAGACATGATAGTGCTTAAGCCTACTTTGAGATTGTGATTCTCAAAATACAGCCACTTTTATGCTCTAAAGCTCTAAAAAACTTAAAGAACTTCAAAGCTCCGATCCTTTGATGCTAGGGAAGTGCAGTGGGAACCTTCACTGGAGAAGTATACCCCAAGATGCTTCTCTTTTCAGCCATTTTCCAGCATCAGAGGTGTGGAGTTCCAATACGTTAAAGCATTGAAGCAGTTCCATTTGGAGAATGCATtcccaaactaagcctaagtttGATAAAGAATCTTGCCCAGAAGAGGGAGGACTCTAAGGTACACTTGCATCTCTATCCAGTACACCATCTAACACAGAGCAGTAAGTGCTAGTGCTTAGACAATCTGTTTCGGTACCAATATTCATCTACTTGAAACTCAAGACCACTTATCCATACAGGAGGGTATAAATACCAATAACCCACCAAATCAGTACAAATCTAACACAGATTACACACATCTGTATTTTGAGAATCAAATCAAGAAACCCATCAAACTTATATTTGTATGTAGATTCGGATTCGATATAGTTCATCTACTCGATATCTGTTCGTACAAATAGGTTAAGAATTTcagatttgcatttaaacctGAATGAGTACCCAGCAACAAATTGGATTTGAATGTTGGATTCAGCAAAAAATTGACTAGAACCCGACCACTTAGAAGGTTGGGGGAAAATCATTTCAATCAACATGTACAATAGCACCCCAACAACCTGCCAATAATCCACGTCAACACATAGTAGTGTTTGATCAGAAATTCATACCAAAAATGCttatcaaatttggattttaaataCCAATGCAAATCCAAGTGTCTTATCCAACCTAGTCATAACCTAAAAACCTGATCCACTATCTTCAGTTTGCATAGGATATATGCCCAGGTTGAATATTCAATAGCTTATTAGATTTGAATTTGCATATTAAACGGATCCAACTCTACTGCAGCCCATTTATGCCTATACATTCCTTCATCCCATAAGTTTTGTTGTCGATTAACTATGTCAGATTCAGAACTTGAAAAAGGAATGCAAATTTAAcagaatttcaaatttgacTTTCAAGATCCAAATATGATGATTAGTTGAACTGATTAGAATGTACAGGGTCTATTGGGTCACATTCCAAGATGGATGAAACCATAAGCATATGTCAAAAAGTGTA
The nucleotide sequence above comes from Ananas comosus cultivar F153 linkage group 17, ASM154086v1, whole genome shotgun sequence. Encoded proteins:
- the LOC109723184 gene encoding uncharacterized protein LOC109723184 → MSPADTIAGGKPPPPPSEVWKERIIVPTVLAGIIGGGYGLLSKHRKAMGPASAATTYAANLAVIAVCYSGARELARDARASEPGDFMNSVVGGFASGALLGRVQGGQLGAVRYAIIFAAAGTAVDFAAMQISPYLQSFRGSLAGDKSWWKLPEWSPIQVLDEEALAAKRAREQQLYAQRTFGKMNKEDC